A stretch of the Lentimicrobium sp. L6 genome encodes the following:
- a CDS encoding Dam family site-specific DNA-(adenine-N6)-methyltransferase, which produces MQSRLHSKFVTKTPPKSQLLKWVGNKQRFASEIVRFFPTEFNTFYEPFIGSGAVMATVAPNIGVGSDAFLPLIEIWQQLKSDPKGLVDWYAENRNKLNTENKKEVYESVKAAFNEKHNGKDFLFLTRACYGGIVRFRKSDGYMSTPCGPHTPISVDSFAKRVIDWQERMKNVNFMHADYKEVFELAKEGDLLYCDPPYSHSQGILYGAQSFQLEDLFLEIEKAKNKGVRVALSIDGSKKSGNYICDLPIPENVFEEEIIISVGRSMLRRFQMEGQSLEQELVSDRLLLNYTV; this is translated from the coding sequence ATGCAGTCTAGACTCCACAGCAAATTTGTAACTAAGACTCCACCCAAAAGTCAATTATTAAAATGGGTTGGGAATAAACAAAGATTTGCATCTGAAATAGTTAGATTTTTCCCAACTGAATTCAATACTTTCTATGAACCTTTTATTGGGAGTGGGGCTGTAATGGCCACTGTAGCTCCTAATATTGGTGTTGGTTCTGATGCATTTTTACCATTAATTGAAATTTGGCAACAGTTAAAGTCAGATCCAAAGGGATTGGTTGATTGGTATGCAGAGAATAGAAACAAACTAAATACAGAGAATAAAAAGGAAGTATACGAAAGTGTAAAAGCAGCGTTTAACGAAAAGCATAATGGTAAAGACTTTTTGTTTCTAACGAGAGCTTGTTATGGAGGGATTGTTCGTTTTAGAAAAAGTGATGGTTATATGAGCACACCTTGCGGTCCTCATACACCAATTTCGGTTGATAGTTTTGCAAAAAGAGTTATAGATTGGCAAGAAAGAATGAAAAATGTAAACTTTATGCATGCAGATTACAAAGAAGTATTTGAACTTGCCAAAGAAGGCGATTTACTTTATTGTGATCCTCCATATAGTCATAGCCAAGGAATTCTTTATGGTGCTCAATCTTTTCAATTAGAAGATTTATTCTTGGAAATTGAGAAGGCAAAAAACAAAGGTGTTCGAGTTGCATTAAGTATCGATGGAAGTAAGAAATCAGGAAATTATATTTGTGATTTACCCATTCCGGAAAATGTATTTGAAGAAGAAATTATTATTAGTGTTGGACGTTCAATGTTGAGAAGATTTCAAATGGAAGGTCAATCTTTGGAACAAGAATTAGTTTCTGATAGATTACTGTTGAATTATACGGTCTAA